One Meles meles chromosome 13, mMelMel3.1 paternal haplotype, whole genome shotgun sequence DNA segment encodes these proteins:
- the PRF1 gene encoding perforin-1 isoform X2: protein MGAHLFLPGLLLLLLPTPTPAPCRTGTRNECRHNQGFVPGAALAGEGVDVTSLTRSGSFPVDIESYLRPDGTCTLCQNALQEGALQRLPLALTHWRAQGSGCQRQVVRAKATSTEGVAKEAASHIRNDWQVGLDVSPKPGAEVHVTMAGSHSKMANFAAQKTHQDQYSFSTDLVECRFYSFHVVHSPPLHPNFQKALRDLPPDFNTSTEAEYVRLISNYGTHFIRSTELGGRVSALTALRTCELALNGLTANEVEDCLNVEAQVSINSQATSSSKFKACEEKKRQHKMEASFHQSYQERFSQIVGGHHTAVGDLLFGDGARPEKFSAWMNSLLDRPDLVDYTLEPLHVLVERQDPRREALRQAVSKYVMDKARWKDCGKPCPPGQHKSPHNPCQCVCHSSAVTNQDCCPRQRGLAHLEVMNFQATGLWGDYITATDAYLKVFFGGQELRTSTVWNSNHPKWVVRLDFGDVLLSTGGPLRVQVWDEDYGWDDDLLGTCDQKAQSGSHEVKCNLNHGRLRFSYHAKCLPHLEGATCLQYAPHGLLGAPPGNRSGPVW, encoded by the exons ATGGGTGCCCACCTGTTCCTTCCgggcctcctgctgctgctgctgcccacgcccaccccagccccctgccGCACAGGCACCCGCAATGAGTGCCGGCACAACCAAGGGTTCGTGCCTGGCGCAGCACTAGCGGGGGAGGGCGTGGACGTGACCAGCCTCACGCGCTCGGGCTCCTTCCCTGTGGACATAGAGAGCTACCTGCGGCCGGACGGCACCTGCACCCTCTGCCAGAACGCCCTACAGGAGGGCGCCCTCCAGCGTCTGCCCCTGGCACTGACCCACTGGCGCGCCCAGGGCTCAGGCTGCCAGCGCCAAGTGGTCAGGGCCAAGGCCACCTCCACTGAGGGCGTGGCCAAGGAGGCAGCCAGCCACATCCGCAACGACTGGCAGGTGGGACTGGATGTGTCTCCCAAACCCGGCGCCGAGGTGCATGTGACCATGGCCGGCTCGCACTCCAAGATGGCCAACTTCGCTGCCCAAAAGACCCACCAGGACCAGTACAGCTTCAGCACTGACTTGGTGGAGTGTCGCTTCTACAG ttTTCACGTAGTACActctcccccactccaccccaacTTCCAGAAGGCCCTAAGAGACCTGCCCCCCGACTTCAACACCTCTACAGAGGCCGAGTACGTCAGGCTCATCTCCAACTACGGCACCCACTTCATCCGGTCCACGGAGCTGGGCGGCCGGGTCTCGGCCCTCACTGCCCTGCGCACCTGTGAGCTGGCCCTGAACGGACTCACGGCCAACGAGGTGGAGGACTGCCTGAACGTCGAGGCCCAGGTCAGCATCAACAGCCAAGCCACCTCTTCCTCAAAATTCAAGGCGTGTGAGGAGAAGAAGAGGCAGCACAAGATGGAGGCCTCCTTCCACCAGTCCTACCAGGAACGCTTTTCCCAGATAGTTGGTGGTCACCACACCGCGGTGGGCGACCTGCTGTTTGGGGACGGGGCCAGGCCAGAGAAGTTCTCCGCCTGGATGAACTCCCTGCTGGACAGGCCCGACCTGGTGGACTACACCTTGGAGCCTCTGCACGTGCTGGTGGAGCGCCAGGACCCGCGGCGGGAGGCGCTGAGGCAGGCCGTGAGCAAGTACGTGATGGACAAGGCCCGGTGGAAGGACTGCGGCAAGCCCTGTCCCCCAGGGCAGCACAAGAGCCCCCACAACCCATGCCAGTGTGTGTGCCACAGCTCAGCTGTCACCAACCAGGACTGCTGTCCCCGGCAGAGGGGCCTGGCCCACTTGGAGGTGATGAACTTCCAGGCGACAGGCCTGTGGGGAGACTATATCACAGCCACGGACGCCTACCTGAAGGTCTTCTTCGGAGGCCAGGAGCTGAGAACCAGCACAGTGTGGAACAGCAACCACCCCAAGTGGGTGGTGCGGCTGGACTTCGGGGACGTGCTCCTGTCCACGGGGGGGCCCCTGAGGGTGCAGGTGTGGGACGAAGACTATGGCTGGGATGACGACCTCCTCGGCACTTGTGACCAGAAAGCGCAGTCTGGCTCACATGAGGTGAAGTGCAACCTGAATCACGGCCGCCTGAGGTTCTCCTACCACGCCAAGTGCTTGCCTCACCTGGAGGGGGCCACCTGCCTGCAGTACGCCCCCCACGGCCTTCTGGGGGCGCCTCCGGGGAACCGGAGCGGGCCAGTGTGGTAA
- the PRF1 gene encoding perforin-1 isoform X1 → MSCVVSLLGTDSTISGASPVGRECLRRASAHRTPASGAQTPPCLRSPMGAHLFLPGLLLLLLPTPTPAPCRTGTRNECRHNQGFVPGAALAGEGVDVTSLTRSGSFPVDIESYLRPDGTCTLCQNALQEGALQRLPLALTHWRAQGSGCQRQVVRAKATSTEGVAKEAASHIRNDWQVGLDVSPKPGAEVHVTMAGSHSKMANFAAQKTHQDQYSFSTDLVECRFYSFHVVHSPPLHPNFQKALRDLPPDFNTSTEAEYVRLISNYGTHFIRSTELGGRVSALTALRTCELALNGLTANEVEDCLNVEAQVSINSQATSSSKFKACEEKKRQHKMEASFHQSYQERFSQIVGGHHTAVGDLLFGDGARPEKFSAWMNSLLDRPDLVDYTLEPLHVLVERQDPRREALRQAVSKYVMDKARWKDCGKPCPPGQHKSPHNPCQCVCHSSAVTNQDCCPRQRGLAHLEVMNFQATGLWGDYITATDAYLKVFFGGQELRTSTVWNSNHPKWVVRLDFGDVLLSTGGPLRVQVWDEDYGWDDDLLGTCDQKAQSGSHEVKCNLNHGRLRFSYHAKCLPHLEGATCLQYAPHGLLGAPPGNRSGPVW, encoded by the exons ATGAGCTGTGTGGTAAGCCTGCTGGGGACTGACAGCACCATTTCAGGAGCGTCTCCCGTGGGGAGAGAATGTCTGCGTAGAGCGTCTGCGCACAGGACTCCAG CTTCCGGAGCCCAAACGCCCCCGTGCCTCCGCAGCCCCATGGGTGCCCACCTGTTCCTTCCgggcctcctgctgctgctgctgcccacgcccaccccagccccctgccGCACAGGCACCCGCAATGAGTGCCGGCACAACCAAGGGTTCGTGCCTGGCGCAGCACTAGCGGGGGAGGGCGTGGACGTGACCAGCCTCACGCGCTCGGGCTCCTTCCCTGTGGACATAGAGAGCTACCTGCGGCCGGACGGCACCTGCACCCTCTGCCAGAACGCCCTACAGGAGGGCGCCCTCCAGCGTCTGCCCCTGGCACTGACCCACTGGCGCGCCCAGGGCTCAGGCTGCCAGCGCCAAGTGGTCAGGGCCAAGGCCACCTCCACTGAGGGCGTGGCCAAGGAGGCAGCCAGCCACATCCGCAACGACTGGCAGGTGGGACTGGATGTGTCTCCCAAACCCGGCGCCGAGGTGCATGTGACCATGGCCGGCTCGCACTCCAAGATGGCCAACTTCGCTGCCCAAAAGACCCACCAGGACCAGTACAGCTTCAGCACTGACTTGGTGGAGTGTCGCTTCTACAG ttTTCACGTAGTACActctcccccactccaccccaacTTCCAGAAGGCCCTAAGAGACCTGCCCCCCGACTTCAACACCTCTACAGAGGCCGAGTACGTCAGGCTCATCTCCAACTACGGCACCCACTTCATCCGGTCCACGGAGCTGGGCGGCCGGGTCTCGGCCCTCACTGCCCTGCGCACCTGTGAGCTGGCCCTGAACGGACTCACGGCCAACGAGGTGGAGGACTGCCTGAACGTCGAGGCCCAGGTCAGCATCAACAGCCAAGCCACCTCTTCCTCAAAATTCAAGGCGTGTGAGGAGAAGAAGAGGCAGCACAAGATGGAGGCCTCCTTCCACCAGTCCTACCAGGAACGCTTTTCCCAGATAGTTGGTGGTCACCACACCGCGGTGGGCGACCTGCTGTTTGGGGACGGGGCCAGGCCAGAGAAGTTCTCCGCCTGGATGAACTCCCTGCTGGACAGGCCCGACCTGGTGGACTACACCTTGGAGCCTCTGCACGTGCTGGTGGAGCGCCAGGACCCGCGGCGGGAGGCGCTGAGGCAGGCCGTGAGCAAGTACGTGATGGACAAGGCCCGGTGGAAGGACTGCGGCAAGCCCTGTCCCCCAGGGCAGCACAAGAGCCCCCACAACCCATGCCAGTGTGTGTGCCACAGCTCAGCTGTCACCAACCAGGACTGCTGTCCCCGGCAGAGGGGCCTGGCCCACTTGGAGGTGATGAACTTCCAGGCGACAGGCCTGTGGGGAGACTATATCACAGCCACGGACGCCTACCTGAAGGTCTTCTTCGGAGGCCAGGAGCTGAGAACCAGCACAGTGTGGAACAGCAACCACCCCAAGTGGGTGGTGCGGCTGGACTTCGGGGACGTGCTCCTGTCCACGGGGGGGCCCCTGAGGGTGCAGGTGTGGGACGAAGACTATGGCTGGGATGACGACCTCCTCGGCACTTGTGACCAGAAAGCGCAGTCTGGCTCACATGAGGTGAAGTGCAACCTGAATCACGGCCGCCTGAGGTTCTCCTACCACGCCAAGTGCTTGCCTCACCTGGAGGGGGCCACCTGCCTGCAGTACGCCCCCCACGGCCTTCTGGGGGCGCCTCCGGGGAACCGGAGCGGGCCAGTGTGGTAA